One part of the Streptomyces ferrugineus genome encodes these proteins:
- a CDS encoding ArsR/SmtB family transcription factor, whose product MAGNITAGAKAELYDAFAASGKALASGKRLELLDLLAQGERTVDALAKAAGLNLTTASAHLQTLKQAGFVATRREGVRIHYRLAGDDVAQLFALLRKVAEHHQAAVPAARDGYLGEDGAAEVTREELRARVAAGDVVVLDVRPVEEYLAGHIPGARSLPVEELADRIDELPEETEIVVYCRGEYCVLAYDAVRLLNDLGRRAIRLNDGMLEWRLADLPVDAGDLA is encoded by the coding sequence ATGGCGGGAAACATCACGGCCGGCGCGAAGGCCGAGCTGTACGACGCGTTCGCGGCCAGCGGCAAGGCGCTGGCCAGCGGAAAGCGCCTGGAACTGCTCGATCTGCTCGCCCAGGGCGAGCGCACGGTCGACGCGCTGGCCAAGGCGGCGGGGCTGAACCTGACGACGGCCTCGGCACATCTGCAGACCCTCAAGCAGGCCGGGTTCGTCGCCACCCGGCGCGAAGGCGTACGCATCCACTACCGACTCGCCGGCGACGACGTGGCCCAGCTCTTCGCACTGCTCCGCAAGGTCGCCGAGCACCACCAGGCCGCCGTACCCGCCGCGCGGGACGGCTACCTCGGTGAGGACGGAGCCGCGGAGGTCACCCGCGAGGAGCTGCGCGCCCGCGTGGCGGCCGGGGACGTCGTGGTGCTGGACGTGCGGCCGGTGGAGGAGTACCTCGCCGGGCACATCCCCGGTGCGCGGTCCCTCCCGGTCGAGGAACTGGCGGACCGGATCGACGAGTTGCCCGAGGAGACGGAGATCGTCGTGTACTGCCGGGGCGAGTACTGCGTGCTCGCCTACGACGCCGTGCGGCTGCTGAACGATCTCGGCCGCCGGGCGATCCGCCTCAACGACGGCATGCTGGAGTGGCGCCTGGCCGACCTGCCCGTCGACGCCGGGGACCTGGCATGA